Proteins encoded within one genomic window of Bombina bombina isolate aBomBom1 chromosome 1, aBomBom1.pri, whole genome shotgun sequence:
- the PAX9 gene encoding paired box protein Pax-9 isoform X3, producing MEPAFGEVNQLGGVFVNGRPLPNAIRLRIVELAQLGIRPCDISRQLRVSHGCVSKILARYNETGSILPGAIGGSKPRVTTPTVVKHIRTYKQRDPGIFAWEIRDRLLADGVCDKYNVPSVSSISRILRNKIGNLSQQSHYDTHKQHHHHHHHPTASSGLPYNHIYSYPNPIAGAKVPTPPGMASLSGTMGMPRTWPSSHSVTDILGIRSITDQVSDASPYHSPKMEEWSSLSRSNFQSAQHMINGLDKSSLDQEVKYSQAASGIPAVSGFVAASGMTPYPTASPVSPYMTYSTAAPTGYVTGHGWQHTGGTPLSPHSCDITASLAFKGMQTAREAEESKVNIQTRKSPQQYHTSQRHGTVAHMQSA from the exons ATGG AACCTGCGTTTGGAGAAGTCAATCAACTAGGAGGTGTATTTGTCAATGGAAGACCTCTACCCAATGCCATCAGACTGAGGATAGTGGAGCTGGCCCAGCTTGGAATCAGACCCTGTGACATCAGTAGACAGCTAAGGGTATCCCATGGATGTGTAAGCAAAATTCTAGCTCGTTACAATGAGACTGGATCCATTTTACCAGGAGCAATTGGTGGCAGCAAGCCCAGGGTGACTACTCCAACAGTGGTCAAACACATCAGGACCTACAAGCAAAGAGACCCTGGCATATTTGCTTGGGAGATCAGAGACAGGCTCCTGGCTGATGGAGTTTGTGACAAATACAATGTGCCTTCAGTCAGTTCTATTAGTCGGATACTTCGCAATAAAATTGGAAACTTGTCCCAGCAATCTCACTATGATACACATAAACAGCATCATCACCATCATCACCACCCAACAGCGTCCTCAGGTCTGCCATATAACCATATCTATTCCTACCCAAACCCCATTGCAGGGGCCAAAGTGCCCACACCTCCAGGTATGGCCTCTCTCTCTGGCACCATGGGTATGCCCAGGACCTGGCCTTCATCTCATTCGGTTACAGACATCTTAGGTATCAGATCCATCACAGATCAAG TCAGTGACGCTTCGCCCTATCACAGCCCTAAGATGGAAGAATGGAGCAGCCTCAGCAGAAGTAACTTCCAGTCTGCCCAGCACATGATCAATGGACTGGACAAGAGCTCACTGGATCAAGAGGTCAAGTACAGCCAG GCAGCCAGTGGTATTCCAGCGGTCAGTGGCTTTGTGGCAGCTTCTGGCATGACCCCGTATCCCACTGCTTCACCAGTCTCACCCTATATGACCTACAGCACAGCAGCGCCCACGGGCTATGTTACAGGCCACGGCTGGCAGCACACAGGGGGCACCCCACTATCTCCCCACAGCTGTGATATCACTGCCTCATTGGCATTCAAAGGCATGCAGACAGCACGGGAAG CAGAAGAATCCAAAGTGAACATCCAAACACGCAAGTCACCACAACAATACCATACATCCCAACGCCATGGGACAGTTGCTCATATGCAAAGTGCATAG
- the PAX9 gene encoding paired box protein Pax-9 isoform X1, which produces MDLTLVPSMFPEPAFGEVNQLGGVFVNGRPLPNAIRLRIVELAQLGIRPCDISRQLRVSHGCVSKILARYNETGSILPGAIGGSKPRVTTPTVVKHIRTYKQRDPGIFAWEIRDRLLADGVCDKYNVPSVSSISRILRNKIGNLSQQSHYDTHKQHHHHHHHPTASSGLPYNHIYSYPNPIAGAKVPTPPGMASLSGTMGMPRTWPSSHSVTDILGIRSITDQVSDASPYHSPKMEEWSSLSRSNFQSAQHMINGLDKSSLDQEVKYSQAASGIPAVSGFVAASGMTPYPTASPVSPYMTYSTAAPTGYVTGHGWQHTGGTPLSPHSCDITASLAFKGMQTAREAEESKVNIQTRKSPQQYHTSQRHGTVAHMQSA; this is translated from the exons ATGG ATTTGACACTGGTCCCTTCTATGTTTCCAGAACCTGCGTTTGGAGAAGTCAATCAACTAGGAGGTGTATTTGTCAATGGAAGACCTCTACCCAATGCCATCAGACTGAGGATAGTGGAGCTGGCCCAGCTTGGAATCAGACCCTGTGACATCAGTAGACAGCTAAGGGTATCCCATGGATGTGTAAGCAAAATTCTAGCTCGTTACAATGAGACTGGATCCATTTTACCAGGAGCAATTGGTGGCAGCAAGCCCAGGGTGACTACTCCAACAGTGGTCAAACACATCAGGACCTACAAGCAAAGAGACCCTGGCATATTTGCTTGGGAGATCAGAGACAGGCTCCTGGCTGATGGAGTTTGTGACAAATACAATGTGCCTTCAGTCAGTTCTATTAGTCGGATACTTCGCAATAAAATTGGAAACTTGTCCCAGCAATCTCACTATGATACACATAAACAGCATCATCACCATCATCACCACCCAACAGCGTCCTCAGGTCTGCCATATAACCATATCTATTCCTACCCAAACCCCATTGCAGGGGCCAAAGTGCCCACACCTCCAGGTATGGCCTCTCTCTCTGGCACCATGGGTATGCCCAGGACCTGGCCTTCATCTCATTCGGTTACAGACATCTTAGGTATCAGATCCATCACAGATCAAG TCAGTGACGCTTCGCCCTATCACAGCCCTAAGATGGAAGAATGGAGCAGCCTCAGCAGAAGTAACTTCCAGTCTGCCCAGCACATGATCAATGGACTGGACAAGAGCTCACTGGATCAAGAGGTCAAGTACAGCCAG GCAGCCAGTGGTATTCCAGCGGTCAGTGGCTTTGTGGCAGCTTCTGGCATGACCCCGTATCCCACTGCTTCACCAGTCTCACCCTATATGACCTACAGCACAGCAGCGCCCACGGGCTATGTTACAGGCCACGGCTGGCAGCACACAGGGGGCACCCCACTATCTCCCCACAGCTGTGATATCACTGCCTCATTGGCATTCAAAGGCATGCAGACAGCACGGGAAG CAGAAGAATCCAAAGTGAACATCCAAACACGCAAGTCACCACAACAATACCATACATCCCAACGCCATGGGACAGTTGCTCATATGCAAAGTGCATAG
- the PAX9 gene encoding paired box protein Pax-9 isoform X2 has protein sequence MDLTLVPSMFPEPAFGEVNQLGGVFVNGRPLPNAIRLRIVELAQLGIRPCDISRQLRVSHGCVSKILARYNETGSILPGAIGGSKPRVTTPTVVKHIRTYKQRDPGIFAWEIRDRLLADGVCDKYNVPSVSSISRILRNKIGNLSQQSHYDTHKQHHHHHHHPTASSGLPYNHIYSYPNPIAGAKVPTPPGMASLSGTMGMPRTWPSSHSVTDILGIRSITDQVSDASPYHSPKMEEWSSLSRSNFQSAQHMINGLDKSSLDQEVKYSQAASGIPAVSGFVAASGMTPYPTASPVSPYMTYSTAAPTGYVTGHGWQHTGGTPLSPHSCDITASLAFKGMQTAREEESKVNIQTRKSPQQYHTSQRHGTVAHMQSA, from the exons ATGG ATTTGACACTGGTCCCTTCTATGTTTCCAGAACCTGCGTTTGGAGAAGTCAATCAACTAGGAGGTGTATTTGTCAATGGAAGACCTCTACCCAATGCCATCAGACTGAGGATAGTGGAGCTGGCCCAGCTTGGAATCAGACCCTGTGACATCAGTAGACAGCTAAGGGTATCCCATGGATGTGTAAGCAAAATTCTAGCTCGTTACAATGAGACTGGATCCATTTTACCAGGAGCAATTGGTGGCAGCAAGCCCAGGGTGACTACTCCAACAGTGGTCAAACACATCAGGACCTACAAGCAAAGAGACCCTGGCATATTTGCTTGGGAGATCAGAGACAGGCTCCTGGCTGATGGAGTTTGTGACAAATACAATGTGCCTTCAGTCAGTTCTATTAGTCGGATACTTCGCAATAAAATTGGAAACTTGTCCCAGCAATCTCACTATGATACACATAAACAGCATCATCACCATCATCACCACCCAACAGCGTCCTCAGGTCTGCCATATAACCATATCTATTCCTACCCAAACCCCATTGCAGGGGCCAAAGTGCCCACACCTCCAGGTATGGCCTCTCTCTCTGGCACCATGGGTATGCCCAGGACCTGGCCTTCATCTCATTCGGTTACAGACATCTTAGGTATCAGATCCATCACAGATCAAG TCAGTGACGCTTCGCCCTATCACAGCCCTAAGATGGAAGAATGGAGCAGCCTCAGCAGAAGTAACTTCCAGTCTGCCCAGCACATGATCAATGGACTGGACAAGAGCTCACTGGATCAAGAGGTCAAGTACAGCCAG GCAGCCAGTGGTATTCCAGCGGTCAGTGGCTTTGTGGCAGCTTCTGGCATGACCCCGTATCCCACTGCTTCACCAGTCTCACCCTATATGACCTACAGCACAGCAGCGCCCACGGGCTATGTTACAGGCCACGGCTGGCAGCACACAGGGGGCACCCCACTATCTCCCCACAGCTGTGATATCACTGCCTCATTGGCATTCAAAGGCATGCAGACAGCACGGGAAG AAGAATCCAAAGTGAACATCCAAACACGCAAGTCACCACAACAATACCATACATCCCAACGCCATGGGACAGTTGCTCATATGCAAAGTGCATAG